aataattatcaaaCCTACTTGTTGACTCATTCAGAAATTGAGCAAGGAGTTTGAAATCAGATAAATGATTACATAAGAATAGCTCCAtctcggagtcgggcggtagcatgctggttaagtgcacgtggcgcaaagcgcaaagacccgcattaggatcccggttcgagcccccagctcccaccttcaggggagttgcttcacaagcggtgaagcaggtctgcaggtgtccaaaaaaaaaaaaaaaaaaagaatagttccaTCTCATTGGCAATTAGAAAAATTTGAACAACACCATTTTTACCTCTAAAACTAGCAAAACTGGGAAGCTCGATAACATTGTTATTACAATAGGCGTTGGAAATGAGCATTGTTACTTCCAGTAGAAAAGCTGTGTTgtgggaaaagtcatgatgtatttttctgttgttcTATGCAAAACCCATAAttccttttctgacaacccaacagaaATCAGTGCCAGATACTGGAAGGGCAATTTTATACTTATCAAATACACATCAACTCTAAATAAATCAGTTGTTTCAGTTCTAGAGAAACTGATCCTACAGAACTAAGAGAAAAGTCACTTGTAATATCACTTTATTTAAAGAGTTGAAAACTGGCCTCTGCTATTGGCCTAGTTACATTTCAAATGTTTAACAGTCGCACAGAACTATGGGAATAGCTGGAAGTGGACAAAGATAAAGCACAGAGATAGTCAATGCCGCATTGTAAGTAACGCAAAAAACTACTCACAGCAGAAAACTGTTAGATCTAAAGTGTCACATGTATATGGAAGCGTGATTAAAACAAGGCAGAGCTTATGGAACTGCAAACCAAGTTAGTGTACTACAAGACAAGATGTGCATTTTAATATTTTGTATGTAGGTATTTATGTCATGTCTAAAGACTGTAAAAATTATCTGCCAGTAGGAAAGAGAGACTGGGAAGAGGAACCAGAATTCTCACTTTTACTCATGTCTAAATTGACTTTTTGCAACCAGTATgtttttatatttgaaaaaatcCCCAAATGATGGCTTTCCAATAAGCCCTGAAGATACTGTAACTgagtcattttaaaaagaaacttaaatcttttttattttacttatttattattggatagtcaagagagaaactgagaggggagggggagatagagagagaaagagacagagggaaacttgtagccctgctttaccactcaggaaactttcaccctgcagatggagaccaggggctcgaaccagcgtctttgtgcactgtaacatgttcgtttaaccaggcgcaccactgcctggctgagTCATTTCTTCAACCTATTACTTCCATCCTAGTAATCATAACTATTCCTTGAGTCCAGGAAGAGCAACAgaagtgcttcttttttttagcatgtcaggacagagaggaaggggggaaagggagagagacagagacacctgctcaactgcttcaacactcatgagtcCCCCTCCACCCACTGCGAgtgggtctaggggcttgaagccGGTCTAGTAATGTGTGTAatgaaccaggtgaaccactgcccggCCTATTACTGGTCTATTTCTTAGATTATTTCCCCTTTGTACTCTTTTCCTTACCCCTGCTGCCTTTTCACCCACTTACAGCTTCTCTTTCTGAGCTCCTTTACAAAACTACTAGTAATATCACTCTGCTCCACCACAACAGGCTGCAAGCACCTAAACAGATAGGTTTCTGCTCAGCAGAACAAAACTTTTAAGTTCTCTGACAGACTGAAGAGGAGAAACAAGATTGAGGTAAACAAGACAGGCAAGGGTGGGGCTAAGTGGAGGCAGGCCTGGGTAAGTGTACAcagtacagtgagcaaggacctgggttcaagtctccagtctgcACTTGTATCAAgggagcttcatgtgcagtgaagcagtcctgtaggtgtctttttcttcctctatccAAACTTAACTGATCaatacattacacacacacacacatatatgggagagacagacaggagggcAGGCAACCAGAGAAATACTTCATAGATACACACCTCAGATATAAGCCTCACCTAAGAGGAGTATTTTTGAAGACAAATTACACTATAAGAAAATCACCACTAGAAAGTCAGATGCACATTTATGTTCCAAATGTAATGGGTTTATTTGATCTTACTCTGATGCAAAACCAAAGAGTCCACTATAGCACAGAAACCAATATATTAAAAGATTATGAAAAAGTGATGCAGGACATGCAGGACGTGATGTACAAACTGGAAGATCAGGTCATTTCCTTTATAACATGACACTACATTGTAGCTGAGGAACACATTTAAAATAACACTGTGGAACTGAACTGAAATGTGGCACAAACATGACAACTTCCAGGCATGCCTTCAAGCACCTCCCTTAGAATGGACTTGCGATCTCTAGACTTCAGTGTGGGGAGGATTATAATTCTTTGGAAGAATAAAAAGTTCACACTTTTGAAATTTCACAGAAGAATTTTAAGGCCAAAACATAGTGGGTTCACCTCTCTTCACTTCCAGGGAAAAATATGATActttactcaaaaaaaaaaaaaaaaaagaaaaatcacattaaGCTTCTAGTTCAAATCCCAACCCAACCTTGTGACCTCCTGCATTGAAGTTCTTTCCATCAATTAAAGCTGATAAGGTCAGTTTGACTCCTAGGAAGAAGAAAAGACCATGAATACTTGTAACAAGCATTACAATCAGACCTGCATTTTACAGAAACAATGGGTGCAGTCATTGACGTGTACACAGCTGGCTGTAAGAGATCGAAATATCCAGTTCTTACTAACTTGGCACAGGGTTCTCTCTCAGATGACATGGAATGAGTCAGACATGCGTGGCATTTTTTCTTTGACATTGAGAGGTAGGAAGTGATCCTTTATCATGTTTGATGACCGAGGTCCCGGGAGCACCATGCAAGGTTGGTGCTGTGgcatgtctcttctctctcatttcctatCTCGCTCAACAGTCTATTGATTAATAAAGTGAGTCTGCTGAAAGTGGTGGGACCACACAAGCATGAAGGCCCCGATTATTTAAGTAAGTAAATGATCAACCAAACTCACAAGCCACAGTGACCAAGGTACAGTTTCAAATACAGTGATGGCTAGGAGACAGCtcccccagtagagcacatgctttactaTGCCTGAGGCCCGAATTTGAGACTCAATCACCACATTCCGGAGAACCACATAAAacagaagcagtggagcagtactgtggtatctctcctctgtctcttgaaaacaaacaaaaaaactaccaCAAGAGTCCACAGGGAACAGAAGGATCATCATGGTGGTATGAAGTATGCAGGTGCAAAGTTccccagaaaaaaaacatttgtttaaaaaaaaaaaagacacttttaaaaTGCAGTCTCAGGGAGCAAACCCAGAGACTCATGTATGTACCACAAAGCCACCTCCCTCAtccaatttttcttttacttacttatcaaagagggaggaagagagagattaaGATCAAAGCACAGCTCTACCACCCATGGATTcccagttttgctttgtttttgtcacTGCTGTGCGGTGGCaaagatcaaactcagggtctcaagCATGTGGGGCATGCCATCTATCACGGAGTCACTTTTCCAACCTCCACAAATACTTCGACTGTCTGTTTTTCCACTAGATGACTTCTCAGCTTTGTCTcgtggtggtaccagggactgagcctgggacctttgagccTTGGGCATTAAAGACAGTTGtgtaaactgctgtgctatcttcctggccctccCGTAAATATTTTTAAGCAAAAGTACTTGATCTGTTTTCTATATGAACAGACATATGTTAGAAAATGGTCTTACCAACCTACAATAACTACAGCTTGTCTTGTGGCTCACTTCCATTAtatctcttattttaaaaaaatattttatttatttattaatgagaaagagagagaagatacagataaagaccagagtactgctcagctctagcttatggtggtgctggggactgaactcaggacttcaagaGCCTCAGATaatgaaagtttttgcataaccattcgcTGTCTTCCTAGCCCTCTCCATCACCTTCTACCTCCACCCCATTGttattcatttctttacttacctGGTCGAAGGGTCTGAGTATAACCAAGTCCAATCAGGCTTGCATTATTTACTTTAGCCTAAGATTagaatatgaaataaaaaaaaattcataaatccAAGGTAACTACCATGTCCACGCATCAGATTTTCAAAGCTAAATCTCAAATTACTCAAaactaaaaatttaaatagagggagtcaggcggtagcgtagtgggttaagcgcaggtggcgctaagcgcatggaccgactaaggatcccagttcaagtctccggctccccacctacaggggagtcacttcacaggcggtgaagcaggtctgcaggtgtctgtctttctctcccactctctgtcttccccttcactctccatttctctctgtcctatctaacaatgacaacatcaataacaactacaacaataataaaaaacaagggcaacaaaaaggaaaataaataaatatgaaaattttaattaaaaaaagttaaatagataaatcttttaaCAAGTCTATAGGATTGGTAGGGATGGCAGAACCTTAAAAATGCAAGCCATGGGCacattttcaaaaaacaaaaacaaaaccaaatacaTATACAGTATATACCCCTGTATATGAAATTCTGTCAACTGAGAAGCCAGTTTACAACCTCCAATAGTGGTTAAACCGTGAACTCTGATGATCAGGCAGATCTAAGATCAAACCTACAATGCTCTCCTATGTGACTATGTCACCTGACCTCCAGAAAGATACCTCAGCTGATTTGTGAAATGGGAATTAGGGGAAGGCCACTCACTAGAGCATTAAGAATTAAATGAGGTCATTTCCATAACATCCTTAAAGTATTTGAAATTTGAGAATATAGTTATTCCTATTTGGAGTAAGACAAAATAATGGCAAGGGGAATAGTAATCAAATCCCCTGAATTCACAGATAACTTTTgacataaaaaagataaaatatcctCAGAAGGAACTAGGACGAGAACCCACTTTTGCTGacctgaggtttttttgttttttttttttccattacacAATGACCAGCTTATTAGAGTTAGTAAAGAACATGCAGACTGAATATGTATCATAACATTAAGTCTCTAAATGTAAATATCAATCTATTCTTACAGATAGAGAGGTTCTACAATCCAGCTTATATTTAGCAGCAATGCCAAAACGGGTATTGTTACTGCCAGCCGTCCAAGCAAGGTTTATTGATGTTTCAATCTTCTCATTCACCTTCTGGTAGATAGACCCTCCAAATTCTGTGCCATCATTCCTGTTGTCATGTTGTAAGAAAATGTCATAAATACCGACTTTGTACTATTGTTAAGATATGGAAACAAATTCTAAAAATATCTAAATGAGAATCTCATGTTGCAAATGGAAATTTTGGGAAAATTCTAGCAGTCTAGACTCCACTAGACAAAACAGTTAACTAAAACCAGTTCTGTTAAGTTTATAGATGCCTAATTTAAACATAGTAACATTTGAGTCTTCAACTTAGCTCCTCCACGGGATAAAATTTTCTTATATGAAATTCAGTCATACACAAAAGCAGAAAACTCTGGGAAATATGATCTGCAGGAGTAGACCCACCTCCTAcccacccttccttttttttttttttaattttctttatttattcccttttgttgcccttgttgttttattgctgcagttattgatgtcgttgctgttggataggacagagagaaatggagagaggtgggaaagacagagagggggagagaaagacagacaccttcagacctgcttcatcacttgtgaagcgactcctctgcaggtggggagccagggctcgaactgggatcctctttgcaccacctgcatttaacctgctgtgctaccacctgacttccccaCCCTTCCTTTCTTAAGGATGAACAATCCCTTTAACAAAATTTACTTTCTACTCCACACtgaacttgggagtcaggcttttttttcatttcttaagcTCAAACtcacacttcatttttttttttggtgtgtaccTTCTATAtgctattacacacacacacacacacacacacacacacacacacacacacacacacacacacacacacacacacacccttgtcgCATTGAGATGTTCAAAGCAGAGTTCAATAAAGACTCTGCAGAAGAAAATATAGTGGTATAAGTATAGAGACAAGGCCAGTTCCAAATTTCATCTGAAACACTACCCTGAAATTAGAAAGCACTCTGCCTACAATACCTACTTTGTACTGCTCCAGAGAAATACCTACATTACTTCTTCAAAACACCCCAGAAATTAGTCCCAAAGTGTTTCTAGTAAGTCTTTCATAAGTGAATCCTCAATAACTTTAGTCATCGGAAGTGAATTAGAGTATCTTTCAGAAAGTACTTTTCAGCACCTCAAATACACAGTTAtttctttggtttttttctttctggccaTAACAATGCTTAGTAAGCCAGAACAATTCAGATTACTAATAAAGTACAATTTAAAATTTCAGATTCATTTGACCAACAGGTTACAGCCTCCAGCACTCCAGCTTGCTTTGAGGATTTCTGCCACTTCTAAGCATAAGAAGGGGAGCTGAGTTCTGACCACGGGTACTTGAAAATCTCCAGAGAATTAATGGGGATGGTCCACAATGCTAACATCAGGTCTGCGTGTAACCATGTCTAACTCTTCTTCTTAATAATCCAAATTCCAAAGGATCTTCTGTACCAGATGATGACCCATATTCTGGGCTCTTCCATAAATTAAAGAGCTTTTTACCAAGTTTGGGGTACTGAGCAACTCTATTCTTCAAGTGCACTAACCTTTGGTAGTGGCTGATGTCCACCAAAACATAAATGAAAATACcatcacttctagccttctaacATGTTAATAGCTTCCATCTTTAGGGGCAACTGCACTGGCACTAAAGGAATAAAGTATTAACACTCACACATGAGTGTGAAGCTGGAAGTCTGCAGCCTTGTAACCCAGGGCGAAATTATTCTGTGACAGTTTGGATTTTGCTGTGTCAAAACTCATCTGGTAACCAGCAAGCCAACCTTCAAAGGCTAACACAGCCCAGCCATAGATGGTTGGTCCAGAAAAATCTATGTCAACATTACTGCCAAGACTGAAACAATCCCGTTTATAAGAAGCCTTCAATTTCCCACTCTTCTTTCTGTAAAAGACAAACAACACAATGAAAACCACATGACTTTCTTCTACTGTCTGTATAAAGCAAGacctcccccctcaccccaatGTAAATGTTTTGGTAATGATatacaaacaataaaaaagtgttttaaaTGACTTAGCTCTATagatattattataattatatatatatatttatatacacacaaacatacacataattttttctcttcctcactctaaGTTCAAATGATAGGGTATTTCATGACTACTATCATGAGAGTATGTCAAAAGCATAAAATAAGTATTCAGTATAATGTTAATAATCTAAATATGTACAGACACAAAAAAACCAAATTTCTTTCAATGTTTCTAAATGTTGACTACTACTACAAAACACCTGAGACACTTCTAAATTCTTAAACTATCATGGAGAAAAGTGTGGAAAACCTCTTAAAACATGacacccaacttttttttttttcctttaaccacagcactgctcagttctggctattggTTCCCATGAATCAAACTTGGGTTGTCTCCCATGCAAGGCCTATATCCTATCACTGAAATCAGCTCACAGTGGTCCTTTATACATGCCTGTTATGAGAGCATTTGTCCTGAGGATAACCACAGAGTGGCCGCCTGTCGCAATGAAGAAAAATGTCACTTTGCTTTCACCTGGTGATTCTGTGCTGTCAATGTGAGCACTGGCCCTTATTAGGCAGCTAAGATGCAACACAGTACTTGTTTGCTTATGCCATCTCAGGGTTTCATTGCTCCAGgtcgactttttcagagagaagaaCACAGATAGATGGTGAGGGTGACACCACAACAGTGAGGATTTCCCTGGAACAGTGAAACCAGGTCCTCAATTTTAAGTCACACACATGGAAAGTAGGCACCCTTCCGTGCGAGCTATCTTAATCACCCAATTTCTGTTTTCTTGGTGGAAGAAATTGTGGGAGAGAAGTTGGAAGACTTCACTGTACTACTTCAGGCCTTGCTAAACcccaaagttttgttttgttcttaaaCAGCTCTCTCTTTAAACTAGATTTTCTAAGTTTCTGTACATCTGTTCAACTTTCAAGTCAAAATTGATCCTGCTTAAGGAAgttagtctttctctttttactgAGCATGTTGTGTCTCAAATATTCTTAAGAGCAATTCCCTAGGTTCTTCCTATATCTAAAGTTTCCATCTAAACTTTCCATCACAACTCCCTAATTAAACTCCTTTAGTCCTACTGACTACAGAAACAATTCAGAAACGGGGTTTGGATAGTTACCCTGTGTTCGGTACAAATATGGTATCAAGAGTCAGTTTCAATCCTTCAgccaactgaaaaataaaaattaaaattagcaaTTAGTTATCTTCAAATCTTTTTTGACTCAAGAAACCAATTCTAAAGTTTTCTCTAATTTtctaacaaaaagggaaatcatTAAGT
The DNA window shown above is from Erinaceus europaeus chromosome 2, mEriEur2.1, whole genome shotgun sequence and carries:
- the VDAC3 gene encoding voltage-dependent anion-selective channel protein 3 gives rise to the protein MCNTPTYCDLGKAAKDVFNKGYGFGMVKIDLRTKSCSGVEFSTSGHAYTDTGKASGNLETKYKICKYGLTFTQKWNTDNTLGTEISLENKLAEGLKLTLDTIFVPNTGKKSGKLKASYKRDCFSLGSNVDIDFSGPTIYGWAVLAFEGWLAGYQMSFDTAKSKLSQNNFALGYKAADFQLHTHVNDGTEFGGSIYQKVNEKIETSINLAWTAGSNNTRFGIAAKYKLDCRTSLSAKVNNASLIGLGYTQTLRPGVKLTLSALIDGKNFNAGGHKVGLGFELEA